GaccctggctgtgctgccagttCTTCTGGTAGCAGTACTACACAGTGCTTCGTTTTTCCTGCAGCAAGAGACATTGGTCTTCCCTTTACCATTATCTGTATTTTGAACTCTGTGGTGATGAGACAGGAGGAACAGGTGCCATCTAATGCTGTACCTTCCCTACTCCATTCTAGTCTGCATATAGCATCATTAAATTATACCTACCTTCTTGTTTGCcagccaaagaaaaaataaaattattgtctttctgaaatgtaagcTGAGGTCAGCTGaagcttttaaatattaataatagaTATTTCAACAAAAATCATAACAGCTTGCATTCTTAAGACGTGAATCCAGTGGGACTGCAGGTATCAAGCTGCCATCAGCTCGTTGGTGcgtgccaggctggatgagtCTATGACTAAActtgaaagaagcagcagagcagaagttaCTGTTGTCCTACAGTAAGCATAAGGACTTGTAACTTTAAATCTAGGTTTTTAGTGCCTACACAAGGAAAGCTTGCACATCGTGGTGTACTAGGGATATGCAGTAGCAGTAAATGTGCAGTAATATACAGATACCAGCAAGGGAGGTGATAGAACTGGCAGTCCGTTAGCATGATGCTCCGGAAGGGGGGCTGTTGCTGCTGTACtttggggagagggaggaggacaAGGGAAAGATGAGTGTCTTAATGTCCTGGTGGGGCGAGGATAACTGTTCTAAATGAGTGGAGCATGATCTTGGTATTAAgcatattaaaatgcatttctttttcaaacttgCCCTTTTTCTATTTAGCTGAAGACTGCAGCCCAGAGGTGGACTACTTCATTGTGCCTATAGCAGTAGGAGCAGCTTTGGGAGGATTAGTTGTCCTAGTAATtatggcttactttttgggcCACAAGAAACACCATAATACTGGATATGAGCAGTTTTAAAAGGGGAAAGTTTTTAACTTGCTTGAAGTAAATTACTAAATCTGAACTCAAAAGACtcggagcagcagctctgcccagtcAGACCACTAAGCCAGCACATGGCCAAGGACTGATGGAATTCATTGCTGCAGttcctattttttcctttacaaataGCACAGAGCGTATCCTGGTTCGTAATCAACTGATGAACTGAGTGCTTTTTCTCTAAAATGCTACACATCAGATCTCAGCATTGTAAAGGCATGCAGTGGCTTTATACGAATAAACGTGGTGTTGTTCTGGACCGCAGAGGTGTTTGATGTGTGCTTGTGGATGTGCAGCATTCATGTAGATCATCTGTCATACACTGCGGTTTGTTTCGATTGTTACTGACTGTGCCTTATATACAGCTTACTAAATGTTGTAACTGTGCTCTAAGATACCAAGATTTCTGGTCTTTTAGCTTAAAGATGCCATGGCAGTAGACTGGATGCAGTAGACTGGTAGCATGGATTTTTTCAGCTGGTGAATGAATgcctccttttaaaaaataaaatcttactgTGGTTCTCTTTATGGAATACCTTAAAccaatgggggggggggggggagggggaaggctaTTAGTTGCTTCTGGTGATTGTAATTAAAAGGGAAGATGGCTTTTCATATCATGCCCAAAAATCTTGGTAGCCaaaatttctgattattttgaaCGTCTGTTCAGTGAAATGGCTAAAACAGCCCCATTCATACGGCCTGAGCACGGAGTCTGCTCATGGTGATGTGCAGTTGTCCAGGTGTGTCTCTGCAGATGCTTCTCTGAAGCTTCTAATGCTTGTGCTGTGGCAACACGTGGATACGTGTGAGCCAACAGCAGTGGCAAACTTATGAGAGCTGAAAGATGGGATGTTCCTGGTATCAAACATTAAACCCTTTTTGTACCACCAGTTAGTGTCCTGCAACAGTGCTGTACTTAATACGTGTTAAAGCAATTGATTTCCttttaagaagagaaaaagggaatttctttgctgtctgctgggtACCTTTCATCCCTAGCAAATTCTTTTGTAGTAACACCCATTATCCGGCATGTAGTAATTAAACTGCGTGTGTTGATCTCCAGTGATCCATGGTGTCTGAACAAAGCACAATGGAAGCTTCTCTTTCGAGGTACTTCAGTACTTTTTTCAGCAGTCGGAATGACTTCACTTAGCTCGTGGTGGAAGTTACACATTCTGTGCCTTTTTCCCCACTTCGGAGCATTGCTCAGCTTGGCAGTAGGTGCCTTCAGCTTTGCCCAGCTCAGTGTTCTTAGGTGCTGAGTTTCCGTGTGTCTTGCTTACCTACCTCCAAACAAAAGGCCTTACACAGCCTTTCTTGGAAAGTTGCTGTGCTGGACTGCAAACTTCCCATCACCAAGGCTGATTCAGATGCTCAGATAGCTGAAATACTCACTTAACAGCCAATAACTTTGGGCAAAGTGTGATGCTTACTCTGTTCTAATATAAactcaagcaaaaaaaaaaaaaaaacaaacagaaaatctgctgcaaaagcagaaagccaAGCATCCTTGCCACccttgcagtgctggagcagcgTGCTGACACAGTGTCTCACCTTATGGAGCATTTCCTCTTGGCACCgtgcacacagagctctgctctgtcttGAAATGGCTGCAGAGCGCTAAGCCCTGCTTCTGTGCCTGCTCACGGTGCACCATGGAGCTTGGAATGAGTTCCCACTGCTGGTCACTGAAAGTTGCTCTCAGTGTTTGTGTCACTCAGGAGTTCATGGCATCCTTTCCAACTGGTGTAATGAAAGCACTGTAGCCTTGCAGCTGTCTCctctttgttctcttctgttGGTTTCATTCCGGCCCGCGTCACTCTGCTGACATCAATAACACCTTTCTTGTATTtgtatgcaaaataaataaacttacCCACCGACAAAGATTGTCCCTTGGTGTTTTCCATTCCATGCTATCATTACGTGTCCCTAGGCTGTCCTTTGGATTCCTCAGGACTTGGTTTGATTCCTATTAGCCGTCTGCATGTCCGAAGCCTTGAGAAATGGTGGTGGCTGGGGGGTTTGGGGAATCTCTTGGAAAGGCAGTGCTGTACCAGCCCGTGTTTTACGTCACTTTATTGCTGTTAACTGAGTTGTGAGTGGCCAATGTGCTCAGCCCTCTGCCTTGTCCATACATCCCTCATGCATCCATGAGTGCTGCAAAGCGAGATGAAAGGTAGTGCAGAAATTGCAAGAAGAGTTTTGCCAGTGCAAATGACGCGTAGTATGTGTTGAAAGAATCTGCTCAATACTGATTTTACTTCAAATGTATTATGTATGTAATACGATGTTCTCAGAAATGTTGTGTCTTTGCTCCTTGCTTTACTTGGTTTCTGATGCTCGGTTTCCTTTACTAATTTGTTCTCacttccctttttgttttttgtttctgtttttttgttctttctgcagctgaagaatgCTTTGCTGATTCTGACCTCAACTTTCTTATTCCAATCGCAGTTGGCATGGCACTTGGCTTCCTTATCATTCTTGTCTTTATATCTTACATCATCGGAAGAAGAAAAAGTCGTACTGGCTATCAGTCTGtataatttctgaattatttctctGCTGCCGCCCCTGTGCTCTTCTCCTCACCTGtccctttaaaaacaaacaaaacgtTCTTAGgtttttttattcaaaattaaaaaacacatcACAACAAAATAATACAGCATGAGATGAATTGGAAATTTACttgaagctgctgtgtggtttTTGGAGAAAGTGTTCTGAGGACCATGGAAGTGAGCAGGGTTACGTGTGTCCACGTGAGAGATGTGATTGACTACAGATGACACTGAGACCTTCCTTTTGTTGTTCAGTCCTTTTATATGAAAAAATTTCTAGTTGTGTACAGCCATCAGATATTGATAAAACCACATGATAAATGCTGCACTGGTgtgggaaaatgaaaacaaagctcaTGGTGCTTCTGTCTGGAACCTGGCTTGTGGCTGTTTGTCTTCTTTCATCGTTTAGCAGCTTGTTCCTGTGAACCGGTCTGAATTCCCTCCTTCTGAATGTAAAGAGAGTACCTCACTAATAAATCAACCTACTATGAGGAGAACGTTTACTCTTCTAGTAAATTCATGTGTTAAAGATGAGCATGGAGAGGCTGACTGCTAGTGTGTTTGCAATTGCTTTGCACTAGCATGCCTGTAACTCCCCTGTAAGATGAGACTCAGTCCTGGAGAGTTCTCACTGCTCAGGAAAGCCAGTGGTCCACCAAAGCTCACattttgtgttgctttctttggccttcttctcctttttgttctgaattCAATTGTGGAACGAGGATGGGAGGGTGGAACCTCACTGGCAGCAGGTTGCCTGAGCTCTGGTCTGTGCTAAAAGGGACttgtgagcagagcaggcagcaccGGTCCCCAGCGTGAGGCTTGGATGTTCTGAGGATGAGGAGTGCGTTGTGCTGAGATCCTTGCAGTTTCACTGGCAAAAAGGGGATCGCTGAAAAGCTGCAGTCTAGGAATTTATTTATAGGATTAATCTGGCTTTAACCTCCTAATTATTACTCTCCCAAACAAAATTTTGAACAGGGTAAGAGCACAAGATCTCTGGTATGAGGAATGGTGAGCGTGAAGCAGAAACTCTACAGTAAAGAAAGTGACTTGTAAAGGAAAAGAGCACCTGACTtgtgcaaagctgcttttcctgttcttttttttccagttctgtgtTCCATACCAGAACTGTACTAAAAGAGAAGCTCGTGGTCTGTGGCTGAGTGCTGCTTTGCTCCCACTGGTGTGTGTTGGTCAGACAGAGGTGGCTCTTGGAGCTGCCTGGAGTTACCAGGGATgggcccctctgctctgctgcagcaagtgcattccagctgcagctctgtgcccaggtTGTAGACCAAACTGTCTCTCACCACTTCAGCATCACTTGCTGCATTATTTTGCTAAAATACGGCGATTTCCTGGATGTACAAgcattttatacatatatatgtgtgtagaAAGGACTGATCTGGACTTCAGTAGAGGTCAGAAACGGAGCCGGCACTTTAAGGCTGTAGCATGAAGAATGATGTATACAATTCTCCAGGTGTTGGAATGGACCTGTGAGTGCAGAACGTGTATGGAGAACAAGCTGAACTCTGATGGTGGTGCAGTTTTGCTTTAGCATAAGCAGGCGTGCATTTCCCAGGGctcctcagcagccctgtgggTTGGCCTGAAGCAATGGGGGATGTTTCCCTTTGGGATCCAACAGAAGGAAGAGTGCTTTAACAAACCTACCAGTGATACCTATGGCTGTAACTTATTTCTGATGCCAAAAGCAGCGCCACTGCAGTGTCTGTCAGCAGAAGCCATTCTCTGGTTAATATTTTGGATGGTTTTTAAGAAACAGCTGTTGCTGGATGGTCGGCTGTGATACCATAGCATGAGACTTCTCTGCACTGAGCTTCCAAGCTCTGTGGTTCTGGGAGCTTACTGCAGCTCAGGATTCACTGCTCGCTGTACTTGCAGCTGTGAAGGTTGGTCCCCTGTGAGCAGAGAAGGGGCTGAAGTCACAAATCCCGCTCGGGTTTTAAGAATGATACCATAGAGTTAATTAGACGGTagtcactttatttttaataaatacaaaaaaggGCTTCTTAGAGACTTACAGAGATCAGCAGTGATGGCAGATTAAGTATCTGGACGAGGATGTAGGGCAAACATACCACAATGCTCTCGTTCAGTCAGTAGTTTTACTAAGTGTGCTTTCCTAAGTGCATGGTCCTAAGGTGTCCTGTCCTGATTGTAACTGAGAGGAGAAATACGCCCTCTGTATGTTAAATATGAAGGCCAGTATAATAAAAGATCTCATTTTCCAAATAATCAAAACTAAAGTGAGTGCCTGTAGAAACAAAGTGTTTGCCTAGATGCTGAAATCACCGCTGTGCCTTGCTGTCCTAGGGAACAAAGATAGCAATCAACGTGATCATCATCGTTAACACCGAGGAAGCCTTGTTGAGGCCTCCcagggctggcacagctgcactgctggtCCAGGAGTTGGGGATGGGGCCAAGCAGCCTTGGCTGCAGCACCCTGTATGGGCCGGGcgggctgagctgcaggcagggtgctgctgctgccagcagtccAGTGGCACTTTGAGGTTTGCCATTATATCTTGTTAACTGTCATCACAAGCATCGTCCAGAACGTTTGGTGTTTGGTATTTGAATAGGAATAGTACTGATAAACCACCATCTCGTTAGCTGTTGCCTGAGAAGTGCACCTAAAACTATTGTAAAGATTAAAATAGAGGTCACATGTAAGAGATCTTATGGGAACAGTGTTCAGGTACCAGAGTTGTtctaataaaaactgaaatgcttttgcaaATCCTCTGCCCAAGGTGTAACTTTTAATATTTACTAATCATGATTTATCAGATGCTGAAAGATGCTGCTGCATCTCATTTGTTTCctaactattaaaaaaaaaaataagttaacaAAAATTTCCACATGTCTGTATTCCTagtgggagaaaaaaggaaaaaaaaaaaaaaaaaaaaaaaaaagctgtctttatgttttaaaaaggaaaagcctcTGACTGACTTAACCTCATGCCTTGTGTTTACTGGCTACTTTCCAATGCTGAGTGTGAAGATGATCCGGCCCAGGAAGCGGTCGCTGTTAACATCATTGATGATCCCTTTCCCGTTCAGCTTGCACTGAATGTGGACCAAATTATTCCTCTTCACGTCTGTGAAGTGCATGGCCACCAGGGGGGACGTGTAGTTgacctgaaaaagagaaagatgcgTTCAGGCTCCATTGTGTTTGGTGAATACCTTGAGTGCTTCACCGCTGTGGGGCAGCTCAGTGCTTTTTCCTATGCCCATCATCACTCCAAGTACCAAAGCAAAACccccagcagtgcaggctgtCCCTGTCAGGAACAGTTGCTGCTGTTCAACTGCCCTGTGCCAGCTGCCCGCCTTGCAGGGGTTttggcacagctgccactgAAGGTTCTGGGGGACTTTCCCTCCACGCCACCCCAGCACACCCTGCCCCAGCACCCTGCTGTTGGGAGCTTTGGGGCCCTAACAAAGCCTGttctggtgctgcaggagctgaatgTGACCATCCCCGCTGCTGGAAGGGGGAAGGGGTGTCCCCGAGGGTTTCCTCTGGTTTGCCAGGGATGGAAATAGAGTGCTGCAatcccagtgcctgcagcctCCTTCCTGCACCTGCCCAAAATAGCCAGAAACACACCTCTGTGCCCACTCCTTTCCCAGGAGAGGTAACAGCTGCTGGGGCATCTGTGTCCTTACTTACGTGCGTGAGCTTGCCGTAGTAGGGGTAATACATGAGGTCAAATGTGCCATTTCCAGGGTAGAAGTCCACTGACCTCAGATCGCTCTCATTGCCTTTCTGGgattgaaacaaaacaaaggcacAGTGTGTGGGACACAAAATGCACTCCCCTTGCAGGGAAGTGAAGGAACTTTAGCCCCTgtctcctgcagctccccatccctgctgtaACAAGCAGAGAAACCTGTGCTCAGAGGGCACAGGCAAAGGTTGCAGagtgctgcttgctgctctctgTCTGGCTATTTCACTATTGCAAGAAGGGTATGGACCAGATGCACTGTGTGGGAGCTGCTCCTTCCCCctgtgctgcttgcagagcACTCTCGGGGTGGGGGCTGTAGAGGGATGCAGCTGTTCCTAATTCCTGACTGTGGGATAATGGGAGGGGGTCTGAGGGGCACAGCAGTACCTGCACTTTGCAGTCCACGTTCACAGGGACCCCAGCGCCAGGACGGTAGCCTATgatctgcagaaacaaaaaaggcatCACAGCTGTATGTTGTGCAGTGCCACGTGTGCGCTGCCTTCCTTCCGAGGGCTCTTGCTCTTGCTGGCCACAATGCTCAGGAGGAGCGCAGTGtctcacagccctgcactgtgcCACTTGCCCCTGCCTGAGCACTGGGTGGGTGCCTGGCTGGAGGGGCAGAGCAGTGTGTTGGGAGCATCCCTGCTGGGATAcagccacctccctgtgcaCAGCTTGCTCccctttgtgtttgttttgccaACAGTACACACTGAGCTGTCCTGGCATTAGAAAACTGCAAATGAATTTGGTTCTGTAAAAATACCCATTATAAAAAGACAGCTTGGGGTGCAGCATTAAAGCTCGGTTCCTCCCTGAGAGGAGTGTGGCACACATCCTGAGAGCTCCCAGCCCTTCATCAAATCAAACCCACCAAGTTTTGTAGTGCTTCACTGTAATACTTTCTGGCAGGTACAAGCAGGTTTGGATTTCTCATTCCCTTTTCCATGGACCTGGGAAGAGGCCGAGTTTTGGGCTCTGCGCTGTTTTTAGCCTGTCTGCTGGGGTACACTGAAGGGAGGAACAAGGACAACCAGAATTTCTGTACCCGGTTCATCTTCAGCAGGATGCAGGGCTGTCCCTTAGAGAAGCCAAACGTCGGATCCTCAATCCCtgagcagttctgcagcagtgagCGCTTGAACTGGCAGGCCTTCTTCTCCTCACTGTCGTTGCCCCCTTGGATGAAGTACTGTCCTGGGACACACTCGATGTTCTTCTCCTCTTGAACTTTGTCATCGTAAGCTGGTGGGGAGCAAGAGACTCGTTAAGACCTGCTCAGACCCATGTTCTGAGTGTATCCAGATGCCAAGGATCACACCCAGGAATAGGCGTGGAATAGGATGGTTTCCCAGCTGCGGCTCCCAAGGCTCCCAAAGCCTCCCATCCAGGCAGGAGCTGTGAGACACCCACAGCCGATCTCCCTGTGAGGATCCCTCTGCGCAGGGGCTGGGGCGGCTGTTACCCTGCCCAGCCCCAGAGTTGGCTCATCatcaccccatccccacatgTTAGCTCAGCCCTGGCCCCACGCTGCATCCTGTGTGCTATGCCACACAGCTTGCCCTcactgcagccccctgcccacCTGCTAGGAACTGGTGCATGCTGTCCACATACGGCCGCCACGTGCTGGGCTTGGAGACGTTGAAGGCAATAGTAAAGCCGTTCAGGTACGGTCTGATCATTACTCCTGGGAGTGAGACAGGTGTTGTTAGAGTGGGGCAAGGCTGGCCATGGGCCTGGGCAGTGCAGGACCAGGCGCACTGTGGTTAGGTCAGGCCCCAGCTCCCAGACagccatcctcctcctcctccaccaccactcacagcacagggcagccaAGGGCCCCCTATGCTCCCAGCCAGAGCAAGGCTAGGTCTTGCATGCTTCCCACCAACATGAGAACCCAgggaaaatgctgcttctgccaTGGGGAAAGGAGATTTAGAATATTACCACATATTCACTCCTTCAAATAATACTACATAAAGTTACTCTTGACTGGCACTTTGAAGATCTGAGGTATAAATTGACAGCAAATGAAATACTGTTTACTCCTG
The Lagopus muta isolate bLagMut1 chromosome 13, bLagMut1 primary, whole genome shotgun sequence genome window above contains:
- the ATP1B4 gene encoding protein ATP1B4, which produces MEPGMEMTAASEGGTRQGPENKHEEKVQDPDRGKAETKAEMGNKTWADLAGEMKTFLWNPEERTCMGRTAKSWGLILLFYFIFYTCLAGMFAFCMYVMLLTLSPYTPTYRDRVSPPGVMIRPYLNGFTIAFNVSKPSTWRPYVDSMHQFLAAYDDKVQEEKNIECVPGQYFIQGGNDSEEKKACQFKRSLLQNCSGIEDPTFGFSKGQPCILLKMNRIIGYRPGAGVPVNVDCKVQKGNESDLRSVDFYPGNGTFDLMYYPYYGKLTHVNYTSPLVAMHFTDVKRNNLVHIQCKLNGKGIINDVNSDRFLGRIIFTLSIGK